The Calditerrivibrio nitroreducens DSM 19672 genome window below encodes:
- the sucC gene encoding ADP-forming succinate--CoA ligase subunit beta codes for MNIHEHQAKEIFRKYGVPTPKGYVAFKAENAVKIAQQLGGEKEVWVIKAQIHAGGRGKAGGVKIARSTEEVGLIAKSLLGKTLVTHQTGPEGKVVRRIYIEEGLDIEKEFYLSILLDRAKEMPVIIASSEGGMEIEEVAAKSPEKIVRIHLDPLIGFQPFHARKLAFALNLPREEVNRFVNFVQALYKVYEDYDAELVEINPLIRTTDKKFIALDAKVSFDNNALFRQPEAQAMRDLTEEEPTEIEASNYNLSYVKLDGNVGCMVNGAGLAMATMDIIKHEGGNPANFLDVGGGATAETVAKGFEIILRDPNVKSIFVNIFGGIVRCERVANGIVEAAKVTEVRVPVVVRLDGTNAEEAAEILKNCGIKNIIPAKDMKDGAVKAVKAAKGELI; via the coding sequence ATGAATATTCATGAGCATCAGGCAAAGGAGATTTTTCGTAAGTATGGTGTACCAACACCAAAAGGTTATGTGGCCTTTAAAGCAGAAAATGCCGTAAAGATTGCACAGCAACTGGGCGGTGAAAAAGAGGTTTGGGTTATAAAAGCTCAGATTCATGCTGGTGGTAGAGGTAAGGCTGGTGGTGTGAAAATTGCAAGATCTACGGAAGAAGTTGGTTTAATTGCGAAATCACTTTTGGGTAAAACACTTGTTACTCATCAAACTGGGCCAGAAGGGAAGGTGGTACGCAGAATTTATATAGAAGAAGGGCTGGATATTGAAAAAGAGTTTTATTTAAGTATCCTTCTGGATAGAGCAAAGGAGATGCCTGTTATTATTGCTTCATCTGAAGGTGGTATGGAGATAGAAGAGGTGGCTGCTAAATCTCCTGAAAAGATCGTTAGGATACATCTGGATCCTTTGATAGGATTTCAACCTTTTCATGCCAGAAAACTTGCTTTTGCATTGAATTTACCGAGAGAGGAAGTAAATAGGTTTGTTAATTTTGTGCAGGCTCTTTATAAGGTTTACGAGGATTACGATGCAGAATTGGTGGAGATAAATCCACTCATCAGAACTACCGACAAAAAATTTATAGCCCTTGATGCAAAGGTATCTTTTGATAATAATGCACTTTTTAGACAGCCGGAAGCTCAGGCTATGAGGGATCTCACCGAAGAAGAGCCCACTGAGATAGAAGCATCAAACTACAATTTGAGCTATGTAAAATTGGATGGTAATGTGGGTTGTATGGTGAATGGTGCAGGTCTTGCTATGGCTACTATGGATATTATCAAACATGAGGGTGGTAATCCTGCAAATTTCCTTGATGTTGGTGGTGGTGCTACAGCAGAAACGGTCGCTAAGGGGTTTGAAATAATACTGAGGGATCCAAACGTTAAATCTATATTTGTAAATATATTTGGTGGAATTGTTAGATGTGAAAGGGTCGCAAATGGTATTGTGGAAGCTGCAAAGGTTACTGAAGTAAGGGTTCCTGTTGTGGTAAGGCTTGATGGGACAAATGCTGAAGAAGCAGCTGAGATTCTAAAAAATTGTGGGATTAAGAATATAATCCCCGCAAAAGATATGAAAGATGGTGCTGTGAAAGCTGTAAAAGCAGCTAAGGGGGAATTGATATGA
- the sucD gene encoding succinate--CoA ligase subunit alpha, with translation MSILVNKYTKVIVQGFTGKEGSFHAQQCMEYGTNIVGGVTPGKGGTDHLGKPVFNTVEEAVKSTGAEVSIIFVPPAFLGDAIMEAADAGIKLAVAITEGAPVRDIMVAKAYANKKGMMMIGPNCPGIITAEECKIGIMPGFIFKKGNVGLISKSGTLTYEASNQIVKAGYGITTAVGIGGDPIIGLSYKELLPMFEADPETKAIVMIGEIGGTLEIEAAELIKEKITKPVVAFIAGQTAPKGKRMGHAGAIIAGGKGTAKEKMDALTAAGAHVVVSPADIGTTVAKVLGK, from the coding sequence ATGAGTATACTTGTGAATAAATACACTAAAGTAATTGTACAGGGATTTACAGGTAAAGAGGGATCTTTTCATGCTCAGCAGTGTATGGAGTATGGTACAAATATTGTTGGTGGTGTTACTCCAGGTAAAGGTGGTACCGATCATCTTGGTAAGCCGGTGTTTAATACAGTGGAGGAAGCTGTTAAATCCACAGGGGCTGAAGTGAGCATTATATTTGTTCCACCTGCATTTTTGGGTGATGCAATAATGGAGGCTGCTGACGCCGGGATAAAGCTTGCAGTTGCAATTACAGAGGGGGCTCCTGTAAGAGACATTATGGTGGCCAAGGCTTATGCCAACAAAAAAGGGATGATGATGATTGGACCAAACTGTCCGGGTATTATCACTGCTGAAGAATGTAAGATCGGTATTATGCCGGGGTTTATATTCAAAAAGGGTAACGTGGGACTGATTTCCAAATCTGGAACTCTTACTTATGAGGCAAGCAATCAGATAGTAAAGGCGGGATATGGTATTACCACTGCGGTTGGTATTGGAGGCGATCCTATCATAGGTCTTAGCTATAAAGAGCTTCTGCCTATGTTTGAAGCGGATCCTGAGACCAAAGCAATCGTTATGATTGGTGAGATTGGCGGTACTCTGGAGATAGAGGCTGCAGAGCTTATCAAGGAGAAGATAACAAAACCTGTTGTTGCGTTTATCGCAGGACAGACAGCTCCAAAAGGTAAAAGAATGGGACACGCTGGAGCAATTATTGCAGGTGGTAAAGGTACAGCTAAGGAGAAGATGGATGCATTAACTGCTGCGGGTGCCCATGTGGTTGTAAGTCCTGCGGATATTGGAACTACAGTTGCTAAAGTGCTTGGTAAATAG
- a CDS encoding PilZ domain-containing protein yields MARAICSGFLLYFFIFCVIIIFTKQEVYIIERRKYKRYSGIPIRVLLKDEKDGSFKNVDLINISLGGILVRTNEDISIYQIFLVKIEIPLEPISAFKNHDKDVIFAKAIVWRIEADKENFSLNNNNNFFYAAMKFIKIGKHEQEIIENYLSNFEENVPYE; encoded by the coding sequence TTGGCCAGAGCAATTTGCTCTGGCTTTTTACTTTATTTTTTTATTTTTTGTGTTATAATTATATTTACCAAACAGGAGGTTTATATTATTGAAAGAAGGAAATACAAACGATATTCAGGTATCCCTATAAGGGTTTTATTGAAAGATGAAAAAGACGGTTCCTTTAAAAATGTGGATCTTATAAACATAAGTTTAGGTGGGATATTAGTCAGAACAAATGAGGATATCTCAATTTATCAAATTTTTTTGGTAAAAATAGAAATCCCTTTAGAACCAATCAGTGCTTTTAAAAATCATGATAAAGATGTCATATTTGCTAAAGCAATCGTATGGAGAATTGAAGCAGACAAAGAAAATTTCTCTCTGAATAACAATAATAACTTTTTTTATGCTGCAATGAAATTTATTAAGATTGGAAAACATGAACAAGAGATTATTGAAAATTATTTGAGCAATTTTGAAGAAAACGTCCCTTACGAATAG
- a CDS encoding Mrp/NBP35 family ATP-binding protein — protein sequence MSSCNTNTSCSSCSSSSSCDTSQQEKHTEEMLQNRLKDIKYRLMVMSGKGGVGKSTVTVNLASALVQLGYKVGIIDADIHGPNIPKMLGITEKGARSGVNGIIPFEPLPNLYVMSIGVLLRDDDDAVIWRAPLKHSVIQQFLTDVDWGSLDFLLFDLPPGTGDEPLSVSHILKDVDGSIIVTTPQEVALLDSRKSVNFSKKMNIPVFGIVENMSGFVCPKCGERIDIFKTGGGEKAARELGVPFLGKIPLDPDVVVNGDMGKPYVFQKPQSEVTKAFLDIAKTVVKIVESKN from the coding sequence ATGTCAAGTTGCAATACCAATACAAGCTGTAGTAGTTGCTCTTCAAGTTCTTCATGTGATACATCACAGCAGGAAAAACATACCGAAGAGATGTTGCAAAACAGATTAAAGGATATCAAATACCGCCTTATGGTGATGAGCGGTAAAGGTGGCGTTGGTAAATCGACAGTAACTGTAAATTTAGCATCAGCCCTTGTTCAACTGGGGTATAAAGTTGGTATTATAGATGCAGATATCCACGGCCCAAATATCCCTAAAATGCTGGGTATTACTGAAAAAGGTGCAAGATCTGGTGTAAATGGAATAATACCTTTTGAACCATTACCAAATCTTTATGTAATGTCGATCGGTGTTCTTCTTCGGGATGACGACGATGCTGTAATCTGGAGAGCACCTCTAAAACATAGCGTAATCCAGCAGTTTTTGACAGATGTTGATTGGGGATCCCTCGATTTTCTTCTATTCGATCTACCGCCTGGTACTGGTGATGAGCCACTATCTGTATCTCATATATTAAAAGATGTGGATGGAAGTATAATAGTTACCACACCCCAAGAAGTGGCTCTTCTGGACTCCAGAAAGTCAGTAAATTTCAGCAAAAAGATGAATATTCCAGTATTTGGTATAGTAGAAAATATGAGTGGTTTTGTATGCCCTAAATGTGGAGAAAGGATAGATATATTTAAAACTGGGGGTGGGGAAAAAGCTGCCAGAGAGTTAGGTGTACCATTTTTGGGTAAGATACCTCTTGATCCAGATGTTGTTGTAAACGGTGATATGGGGAAACCTTATGTTTTCCAGAAGCCACAATCGGAGGTTACTAAAGCATTTCTTGATATTGCAAAAACCGTAGTAAAAATAGTTGAGAGTAAAAATTAA
- a CDS encoding JAB domain-containing protein: protein MEKHYLGHRKRLKERFKGSPESIPDYELIELLIGYVIKGRDVKKESKELVKFIEGNFNNIFFKDIKNVDGIGEEVDLLFKIIKEFLRRLSLHNHSFNKDIIKSPRDVYDYIKNSIGYQDKESFMVILLNSAGNVIDWEVLFNGTVNCSQVHVREVAEYALKNKAVGVIVAHNHPSGKLEPSKDDREITIKIKKALDLFDINLLDHVLVTPYGYLSFKEREIF from the coding sequence ATGGAAAAGCACTACTTAGGACATAGGAAAAGATTAAAAGAAAGATTTAAAGGCTCTCCAGAATCTATTCCGGATTATGAACTTATCGAGTTATTAATAGGTTATGTTATTAAAGGAAGGGATGTAAAAAAAGAGAGTAAAGAGCTTGTAAAATTTATAGAAGGTAATTTTAATAATATCTTTTTTAAAGATATAAAAAATGTAGATGGGATCGGAGAAGAGGTTGATCTGCTCTTTAAGATAATAAAAGAATTTTTGAGGAGATTATCCCTCCATAACCATAGTTTCAATAAGGATATCATTAAAAGTCCAAGAGATGTTTATGATTACATCAAAAACAGTATCGGTTATCAGGATAAGGAGTCTTTTATGGTTATCCTTCTTAATAGTGCAGGGAATGTAATCGACTGGGAGGTTCTGTTTAACGGCACTGTAAATTGTTCGCAGGTGCATGTGAGGGAGGTGGCGGAGTATGCCCTTAAAAATAAGGCTGTTGGTGTTATCGTTGCCCACAATCATCCATCCGGAAAGTTGGAGCCTTCAAAGGATGATAGGGAGATTACGATCAAAATAAAAAAGGCGTTGGATCTTTTTGATATCAACCTTTTGGATCATGTCCTGGTGACACCTTATGGATACCTTTCTTTTAAAGAAAGAGAGATTTTTTAG
- a CDS encoding complex I NDUFA9 subunit family protein: protein MKKVFLTGATGFVGTEITRKLIEKGYIVKVLVRDEKRLKVKSEKIEIAKGDILDAESVLKGISGCDVVINLVGIIREFPERGITFENMHFVATKNVVDAANRSGISRFIQMSANGTRKDAVSNYHKTKYRAEEYLKNSNLIYTIFRPSLIYGENDSFINMLNNFMKKTPVFSYFGDGGYLMQPVSVTEVADIFVNSIDLEKTYNRTFPICGGEVLTYKQLLKTIMDVTGRKRLLLPVPELFIKIGIGLFGNFNWFPITKDQFIMLKEGNVCDNDEIFNITGVKKEDFKEYLKRYLR from the coding sequence ATGAAAAAAGTGTTTTTAACCGGTGCCACAGGTTTTGTTGGGACTGAAATTACAAGAAAACTGATTGAAAAAGGGTATATAGTGAAAGTTTTGGTAAGAGATGAAAAGAGATTAAAGGTTAAGTCTGAAAAAATCGAAATTGCCAAAGGGGATATTTTAGATGCAGAATCAGTTTTAAAAGGTATTTCTGGATGTGATGTGGTCATAAACCTTGTGGGGATCATAAGGGAGTTTCCTGAAAGGGGTATAACATTTGAAAATATGCATTTTGTTGCCACTAAAAATGTTGTGGATGCTGCAAATAGGAGTGGGATATCACGTTTTATTCAGATGTCTGCAAATGGTACGAGAAAGGATGCCGTATCAAATTATCACAAAACAAAATACAGAGCAGAGGAGTATCTGAAAAACTCTAATCTAATATATACGATTTTTAGACCATCATTAATCTATGGAGAAAATGATAGTTTTATTAATATGTTGAATAATTTTATGAAAAAAACACCTGTTTTCTCCTATTTTGGTGATGGTGGATATCTTATGCAGCCGGTAAGCGTGACAGAAGTGGCCGATATATTTGTAAACTCTATAGATTTAGAAAAAACGTATAATAGGACGTTTCCCATTTGTGGTGGGGAGGTATTAACCTACAAGCAGCTTCTGAAAACTATTATGGATGTGACTGGAAGAAAAAGGTTACTTTTGCCTGTGCCGGAGCTATTTATAAAAATAGGGATAGGTTTGTTTGGGAACTTCAACTGGTTTCCTATCACAAAAGATCAATTCATAATGCTCAAAGAGGGTAATGTATGTGACAACGATGAAATTTTCAATATTACGGGGGTTAAAAAAGAGGATTTTAAAGAATATTTAAAGAGATATTTAAGATAA
- a CDS encoding GGDEF domain-containing protein, whose product MNEFVVYHNIIDEQLLDLLNNICHSLSYCKVNEHLDSNNAFFIIHIKKEADLEAVDLNYLVQKNFVMIITEETLVDLFYKLSNDNRFFIAINGNKNKDLLKINIKGFINYGYKVYELLHQIGELEEKIFDLAFATTDVLEQKEKMEDIAIRDGMTKLFNHSYFRDTLLKKFEHAKLNHEIFTIAILDLDYFKHVNDRYGHLKGDEVLKAFAMTIVEILDVKTDIPSRYGGEEFAIIFDKQDVEKAIKKVDAIRQSFTEKVFTYENSCFRVTFSAGLTHYSDKFADILEMIKYADEALYQSKKDGRNRNTIKLKE is encoded by the coding sequence GTGAATGAGTTTGTAGTTTACCACAATATAATTGACGAACAGCTACTTGATCTTCTGAATAATATATGCCATTCATTATCCTACTGTAAAGTCAATGAACATCTGGACAGTAACAACGCTTTTTTTATAATCCACATAAAAAAAGAAGCCGATCTTGAAGCGGTAGATTTAAACTATCTTGTGCAAAAAAACTTTGTTATGATTATCACTGAAGAAACTTTAGTTGATCTTTTTTACAAATTAAGCAATGACAACAGGTTCTTTATAGCAATAAATGGGAATAAAAATAAAGATCTACTGAAAATAAACATAAAAGGGTTCATTAATTACGGGTATAAAGTATATGAATTGTTACACCAGATAGGAGAGCTGGAGGAAAAGATTTTTGATCTTGCATTCGCAACAACTGATGTCCTTGAACAGAAGGAGAAGATGGAAGATATAGCCATAAGAGATGGGATGACAAAGCTCTTTAATCATTCCTACTTTAGAGATACACTTTTGAAAAAATTTGAACATGCAAAACTAAACCATGAGATATTCACTATAGCTATATTAGATCTTGACTATTTCAAACATGTTAATGACAGATATGGGCACCTTAAAGGTGATGAAGTATTAAAAGCCTTTGCAATGACTATAGTCGAAATTTTAGATGTAAAAACAGATATCCCTTCAAGATATGGAGGCGAAGAATTTGCAATAATCTTCGATAAACAGGATGTAGAAAAAGCTATTAAAAAGGTAGATGCAATCAGGCAGTCATTCACTGAAAAAGTATTCACATATGAAAACTCCTGCTTTAGAGTAACTTTCAGTGCCGGTTTAACCCACTATTCAGATAAATTTGCAGATATCTTAGAAATGATAAAATACGCAGACGAAGCACTTTATCAAAGTAAAAAAGATGGTAGAAATCGAAACACGATAAAACTAAAAGAGTGA
- the lysS gene encoding lysine--tRNA ligase: MENHRFEKLNKLKENNIQTYVNSYKVTTDIEPLKNRFFDADEKSLLDNKYKVTVAGRILSMRHFGKATFATIKDRTGSIQIYIKRDDLTDVEKISFDNTDVGDFIGISGFLFKTKTGELTIYAETFKILTKALRDLPEKWHGLKDIEIRQRQRYVDLIVNPEVKEVFKKRSLIIKHIRDFFYNKDFLEVETPMMHPIAGGATAKPFITHHNTLDMKLYLRIAPELYLKRLVVGGFERVFEINRNFRNEGISTKHNPEFTMIEWYQAYADYFDLMKMTEELIYEIALKINGTPIITFGDYEINLTPPWEKLTLEQAIEKYARIPEPELSSYEFALNKAKELNIKVEDGWGRGKIVLTIFETLVEDKLIQPTFIIDYPKEVSPLSKSKKDNPEITERFELFIAGMEVANGFNELNDPIDQYERFEKQVKAKEAGDEEAHMMDKDYIRALEYGLPPTAGEGLGVDRLVMLLTDTKSIREVILFPQLRPEDVGE; the protein is encoded by the coding sequence ATGGAAAATCACAGGTTTGAAAAACTTAATAAACTCAAAGAAAATAATATACAGACATATGTAAATAGCTACAAAGTAACGACGGATATAGAGCCTTTGAAGAATAGATTTTTTGATGCCGATGAAAAAAGTCTACTTGACAATAAATATAAAGTAACTGTGGCGGGAAGAATACTGTCAATGAGGCACTTCGGAAAAGCCACCTTTGCCACAATAAAGGATAGGACAGGTTCTATCCAGATATATATAAAAAGAGATGATCTAACCGATGTGGAAAAGATATCTTTTGATAATACTGATGTTGGCGATTTTATAGGTATATCAGGTTTTCTATTCAAGACAAAAACAGGTGAGCTCACTATATATGCTGAAACGTTTAAGATCCTCACAAAAGCGTTGAGGGATCTCCCCGAAAAATGGCATGGACTAAAAGATATAGAAATAAGACAGAGACAAAGATATGTGGATCTGATCGTTAATCCAGAAGTAAAAGAGGTATTTAAAAAGAGAAGTCTGATTATAAAACATATCAGAGATTTCTTCTACAACAAGGATTTCCTCGAAGTGGAAACACCCATGATGCACCCGATTGCCGGAGGAGCAACAGCTAAGCCATTCATAACGCATCACAATACCCTTGATATGAAATTATACCTTAGGATCGCTCCGGAGTTATACCTAAAAAGATTGGTGGTGGGCGGTTTTGAAAGGGTATTTGAAATAAACAGAAATTTCAGAAATGAAGGTATCTCCACAAAACATAATCCGGAATTTACGATGATAGAGTGGTATCAGGCGTACGCAGATTATTTTGACCTGATGAAAATGACTGAAGAATTAATATATGAAATTGCACTGAAAATCAATGGTACACCCATTATCACCTTTGGGGACTATGAGATAAATCTCACACCACCCTGGGAAAAACTGACGCTGGAGCAGGCAATTGAGAAGTATGCAAGGATCCCTGAGCCAGAGCTTTCCTCTTATGAATTTGCCCTCAACAAAGCAAAAGAATTAAACATAAAAGTGGAAGATGGATGGGGTAGAGGGAAAATTGTCCTTACAATCTTTGAAACATTGGTGGAAGATAAACTGATTCAACCGACATTTATCATAGATTATCCAAAAGAGGTTTCACCTCTTTCAAAATCTAAAAAGGATAACCCAGAGATAACAGAGAGGTTTGAGCTTTTCATTGCTGGAATGGAAGTGGCAAACGGTTTTAACGAGCTAAATGATCCTATTGATCAATATGAACGTTTTGAAAAGCAGGTAAAAGCAAAGGAAGCTGGCGACGAAGAGGCTCACATGATGGACAAAGACTACATAAGGGCTCTTGAATATGGATTACCACCTACGGCCGGAGAAGGATTAGGGGTAGACAGACTTGTGATGCTTCTCACAGACACTAAATCTATCAGGGAAGTAATTCTGTTTCCACAGTTAAGACCCGAGGATGTAGGTGAATGA
- a CDS encoding metallophosphoesterase yields the protein MIVYKSIFIKIQYFYGCFMLVAIISDTHDNLEKLTKAIDMINSQNVDYCFHLGDICSPFAAKLLNTLKMPYAGVFGNNDGEWIGIKRITNNRFFKPPHYMKVSEYSFVLLHEGDIAEYIDKSIDFVFFGHTHEPYVKTKDNQLIVNPGTLSGYVSGKATFALIDTETKQCKIVEI from the coding sequence ATGATAGTTTATAAATCAATTTTTATAAAAATACAATATTTTTATGGGTGTTTTATGCTGGTGGCTATAATTTCTGATACTCATGACAACTTAGAAAAATTAACAAAGGCTATAGATATGATAAATAGCCAAAATGTTGATTATTGTTTCCATCTGGGGGATATATGTTCCCCTTTTGCGGCAAAACTGTTAAATACGTTGAAAATGCCTTATGCTGGAGTTTTTGGGAACAATGATGGTGAATGGATTGGGATAAAAAGGATTACAAATAACCGCTTTTTCAAACCACCTCATTATATGAAAGTGTCCGAATACTCCTTTGTATTGCTCCACGAGGGTGATATAGCAGAATATATAGATAAGAGTATAGATTTTGTATTTTTTGGACATACCCATGAGCCTTACGTAAAAACAAAAGATAATCAACTCATTGTAAACCCTGGTACATTATCCGGATATGTATCTGGTAAGGCCACATTTGCTTTGATTGATACTGAAACTAAACAGTGTAAGATTGTTGAGATTTAA